CTTATGCTCACAGCACTCGGTATGCTTCAAGATAAAGTGCAAGGTTTTAATTCAGGTGTTGATGATTATTTGATTAAGCCTTTTGAACTCGAAGAACTCAAAATAAGGACAAAAGCTCTTCTAAGAAGATCAAATGCGATTCCCGAATCATTAAAAACACCTGAAATACTTTCTGTAGGCGACTTTACTCTCATACCCGAAAATTTTACGGTAAAATTAAACGGGGAAAACGTAAAATTAACGCCTATTGAGTTTGAAATACTTAACAATCTTTTTCAGCACCACGGTCAAGCGGTTTCATCAGGAGATTTGCTTAAAGAAATATGGGGCTATTCAAAAGACGATGATGTAGAAACAATAAGAGTCCATATAAGACACCTTCGATCAAAAATCGAAAAAGCAGGTTCGGATAAAAATTATATTGAAACTATTTATGGCGGTGGATATAAATTTATGCCGCAAGGTTTTGAAAAAGCAAAATAAAAAAAGAGACACAGCCTCTTTTTTTTGAATAACCTCTTTATTTTAAGAGGTCAAGATGGAATTGTTTATTTGTATTTTTAGCATAATAGTTAGAAAGATAAACACCTATATATTTGGGATTTAAAGAAGCAGATTTTGTTAAGTTTTCTTTTTTTGTTTTAGTTTCTCCGGTAATCGCCAAATTTTTTATTTCTTTTGTTTCTTCAAAAAACCTTTCAATTTTATTAATAGCCATAAGTTTATCCTTCCTTAAATTTAATTGCAGCTTCTTATTTTTAGTGTATCTCTTTTTTATATACATTCATCAAACCAACGGTTTAAACCTGCAGATGAAAAACCCGGGAATTTTTATTCTCGGGTTTTTCATAATTAATTAACTCGAATTGCTTGTATACTGAAAAGCATCACTCC
This DNA window, taken from bacterium, encodes the following:
- a CDS encoding response regulator transcription factor gives rise to the protein MGKILVIDDDESILELVKINLELMGHDILTAPDGIKGFALVKQELPDLVVLDVMMPGVDGFTVAQRIRQNSSTKEIPILMLTALGMLQDKVQGFNSGVDDYLIKPFELEELKIRTKALLRRSNAIPESLKTPEILSVGDFTLIPENFTVKLNGENVKLTPIEFEILNNLFQHHGQAVSSGDLLKEIWGYSKDDDVETIRVHIRHLRSKIEKAGSDKNYIETIYGGGYKFMPQGFEKAK